The Fluviispira sanaruensis sequence TAATTGCTCCAATTATGCAGGCTAAAAATAATGTCAATAAAACTCCTTTCCAACCGAGGACGGCGCCGATAAATGCAAGATATTTAATATCACCCATTCCCATTCCTTCTTTGTGGCGGAAAAGTTCATAAAGTTTTGAAATACAAAATAAACCTCCACCACCAATTGCGATACCGATTAAACTTTCAGCCCAACCCATATCTGGATTAAGAAAGCTGATGATAAAGCCCACAATAACTCCTGGTAGTGTGATTGAGTTTGGTAGGATTCTGTACTTAATATCGATAAAAGATAAAGGTATCCCTGTATATAAAAGCCATAGTGAGATAAAAAATGGTACGTAAGCTGAGTAATGAAAACGACCAAACTGAGAAAAATTATTTGAAAATAAAAATGGAAATGAATCAATAATAATATAAGGATTTAAAAATTTAAAAAAGATGAATAAAGTTAAAATTCCGCTTAATAATTCTACAAAGGGATATTGTTTGGAGATTTTTGTTTTACAGTTTTCACATTTCCCTTGAGCATAAATATAACCAATAATTGGTATGAGAGCTATTGGAGAAATTATTTTTTTGCATGATGGACATGAACTTCTTGGTAATATAAGTGAAATATTATTTGGTATTCGATAAATAACAACATTTAAAAAACTACCAATACTCATTCCAAAAATGAAAACAAATATTCCGAAAATAATATTCAATGTATTTAATTCGTTTGGCATTTGTTTTTCCTTGACAAATTAAGAGTCTTCAATCAACTATTCTAAAGGATAGTTTCTGCCTTATAAATTACAGCAAAAGGCTAAACAATAGAATTGAACATGAGAAAACTATGAAATCAATCTCAAAAAATAGAAAAGCTTGGCACGACTACTTTATTGAAGAAAAGATAGAAGCAGGTGTGAGCTTAAAAGGCAGTGAAGTAAAAGTATTACGCGATGGACATGGAAGCATTGTCGAAGGTTACGCCATGGTGCGCGATGGGCAAGCCTGGCTAGTGAATGCCTATATACCTTCGCTAAAACATGCAAGTTACTTAAATCATAACGAAAGAAGAGATAGAAGACTTCTCTTACACAGAAATCAAATTGAGCGCCTCGATGCGGCAACTCGGCAAAAAGGCTACACACTCATTCCGCTAGAAATTTATTTTGATGATAATAATCGGGTGAAAATTGAACTTGGCCTTGCTAAAGGCAAAGCACATCACGATAAGCGTGATGCGGAAAAACAAAAAGATGCTAAAAAAGAAGCACAAAAAGCAATGAAGAGGTATTAATCGACTTCTACGTTCAGAATAAACTCTTTGTCTGTTTCAAAACTATTGGCAGTTGTGAGCAGTCCTTTTTGTCTAGCAACAATTTTTATTGCTGTTTTCCCCTTGCCAATAAAAGCAAATTTGTAAACTACACTTCCAGAAGCTCCTATGAGACCGTTTTTAGGGGTACAGCAGGAGGTTTTGCCTTCATAATTGACAAAAGCATTGTTAAAGCTGGGTTCTAAATATGAATAAGCGGTAGTGCTTATATCTCTTACGACGAGTGCAATTTTTTCGTCTTTATCAATGCTCACTGCGACTGTGTCTTTATCGACCCCATCAACAACAAGATAGCCATTGATTTTATATCTTTTTATTTCATCATTTGGAGGCATATTTGGATTATTTGAGGATGAAATACAGCCACTGAGTGCAAAAGGTGCTGATAAGAGTATGCTTGCCATAGTAATATACTTTTTCATAAATTTTAACTCATGCTGCAAGTTAGTTTAGTTAAAGACTCTTTCCCTGTAAGCAAAACGGAATCCCATGAGCGACGTGCTTCATCGCCTTGAAACTCTTCATCATAAGTTTCCAAGAGGTCTTGAATTCCATCAGCATCTTCAAGCAGACTTAAAGCGTTTACTGCTGAGCGGAAATAGCGTGCTGCTTCATTGGGATGGCGTTTTACTTTTAAGCACAAACGTCCCATTTCTTCATACCATTGCGCCTTTTCTTCTGGGAGAGCATATTCGCCGCTTTCCCCAAGTAAGTAGATATAAGAGTTGAGAGCTCGCACATGATCGCGTGCAGCGATCATTTCTGCAATTTTAGGTGAAAGTGATTGAATTGTCTTGCGAGCGCGAACCTGTTCTCTTCTTTTGTCCTCTATGCTTTCTTGTGAATTTCTCTCAATGATCCGTTCACAATAAGCTTTTAGGAGGCGTAAATCTTCTGGAAGTACTTGATCTCGTTCGGTTTCTAGAGTTGGGTTGATTTGACGAAAAAGACTCAGCAACTCTGAAGGTTGAACGTGTAAGTAGCTTGCGAGGACTTGTATAGCCCATGGCCTCTCATCAGGCCATACTCTTTCAGCTCGTTCCATTTGCCTAATCAGTTCGTGCATATCCATAGCTTCTCCTTGATGGCTTCTTCTCATTTAATACAATACAGCAAACAACAAGCCCTTAAACATTGGCCAACAAATACATGCGACTTTAGATTGCAACGGTCAAGACAATTTTTTGTCTCTGCTTCAATCTCTTTGGTTTAGATTCCTTGAATACAAATAGGTTATCAGAATATTTGGCCGCTAACTACATGAAAAGCAATGTCAAACAAATTTATGTACATTGCATAAGAACAACTTAAGTGAATTTTGTTTTGTTTAAAAAATAAGCACAGTTTCGCATATCTCTTTTTTTAAAAAAGAGTGAATCAGAAATGACACACTTTCAAAAAAAAAAAACAGAACAAGCTAAAAAAACTAAAGATTTATTTATAAAAAAACTGGCACAATTTTTGCTTGTTGATTTAAGTTGCAAACTTTGTCGAGACAAATTTATTGCGTTTAACCTAATAAAGGGGATATACATGCATACACTTTTGAATACAATAAAAAACATGAATCAAAGTTCAAATTTAGGAACGTCTGCAAATATGAATAAATTGATTGCGGAAAGTATATTTAAAGATTTAAAATCCCATGGTTTTGCAGATAAAGATATCGTTGCTGTTTCATCAGAAATACTAAATAAATTAACAGATGATTTAAGAAATCGACTTGAAAAAAAATAAGCAAAAAAATAAAATTGAAGAAGCCTGAGAGATTTCTCCATCAGGCACTTGAGGCGGGTCAGAATGTCTTAGAAACAATTCTGCATTTAAAGAAACAGGTTAAAATTAATTAACCTGCTTTTTTGAGATGTTTGTCAGATGTTTTTCTAGCAACAACTTTTCTAGCAGTTGTTTTTCTTTTAGTTTTCCGTTTGCGAGTTTTTGAGACTACTGAAAGCTTAGTCTTTCTCTTAGCTTTTCTTTTAGTCTTTTTTACGCCGGTTTTTGTTGCAGTTGTTTTTTTACGTTTTCTTTTCGTAGCAGTTGTTTTCTTACCAGCAGTTTTTTTACGTTTTCTTTTCGTAGCAGTTGTTTTCTTGCCAGCAGTTTTTTTACGTTTTCTTTTCGTAGCAGTTGTTTTCTTACCAGCAGTTTTTTTACGTTTTCTTTTCGTAGCAGTTGTTTTCTTGCTAGAAGTCTTTCTACGTTTTTTACCAGCAGTTTTAGTTTTAGTGCCAGCTTTTTTTCTTCTCGTTACCATGACGTTTCCTCTCTCACATCACTGAAGACGTTTATATTTGCCACATAGCGTCTCTCGACGCGTCTATTGCGCAATCGAGCATCATCACGACGCATTCTTTTTGCGCTTTCAATTTTTATCGTCATCGGTAAAAATACCTTGAGTTTATTTTGTGAGTCTGCAAGCAGAGTAAACAACTTTTGGGCTAAAGAATGAAAAAATAGCGATACATAATTTATTAAATAATAATAAAAACAGGTGTTTATATGAATAAAATGAATTCAGTGTCAACTTCTTTTGTCCCAGATGGGAAAACAAAATATTGTTTTCTTTTTGGCGCATCAATTGAAAAATCTCTTTCTCCCGAGCTTCACACGAAGTGGTTTCAGATAGAAAATTTAAATTGCATTTACCTTCCAATGCCTATCAGAACAGTTGAATTATTTACTGCTTTATTATTAAATATTGTTGAAACAGAAGGATTTATAGGTGGAAATATCACAGCTCCATATAAAAATAGTGTTGTGAATATGAATATTTTTACAATGACTGCAACTGTGCACGCAATACAAGCAGCAAATACAATATACCAAGATAATAGAGGAAACTGGTGCCTTGACAATACAGATATATTTGGGGTCGAAAAATCAATTCAACACCTTATAACCAAAGAAGAAAAATACTATGCTCTCGTTTTGGGCGGTGGTGGTGCGGCAGCTGCTGCACTGTATAATTGCAGTGAAGATAAGAACTGTTTAAAAACTTTTTGTTTTACTCGGAATCCCTCTAAAACAATTGCTTGCTTTCCTTTTCTTATGCAGCAAAGGGATGTTGAAACGCATTTTCTAGTAAATGAAGAACTTGAAAAAACGATTGAGCAAATTTCTCAGGATAAAGTTAAACTGGTACTTATCAACACTCTGCCAATCGGTTTTGCTACGAACGAAACGAATCCGTATGCACTCTATGTAATTGAGCAAGCTTTATTTAAAATCAAGAAAAATAATATTTTCTATTTTGATATGATTTATGCGGATACTATGGCAATATCTTTTGCAAGAAAAAATAAAATAAAAGCCATAAACGGGAAAAAAATGCTGGAGGAGCAAGCAAAGAAAAGCTTTGCTCTTTGGCGCAATCAACTTATTAAGAGTTAAGTAATAAATCAGCCACCGTATGGAGTGTTTCGTCTTTCTTACAAAAAGCAAAACGTACCCATGGTAAGCTTTTGGGCGGATTCTTATAAAAAACAGAGACAGGGATGGTTGTTACTCTATGTGTTTCAACAAGTTGTCTTGCATATAAAACATCAGACATATCACCAGCGAGCCCTTCAAAATTCGCTGTTAAGAAAAATGTGCCTTCACAACTGCTCGTGTGGTAACCCGCTCTCTCTAAAACAGATTTCAAATAATTTCTTTTTGTTTCATAACTTTTCTTTTGTTCAGACAAATAGTTTTCAAACCATTTTTTATCGGACATAACTTCAGCCAATCCCAGTTGAGTGAATGGACTTGTGCAAAAAACTGTTGCTTGATGAACAATGCGAATTGCATTTGTTAAGTTAGCTGGAGCGCAGATCCACCCCGTTTTGAGTCCTGTAAAACCAAATGTTTTTGCAGCGGAACTGATCCTTGCAACGAGATGCTGAATTTTGGGTATTGTGCAGAGCGAAATATGTTTATGTGAGGCATAGGTTAAATTTTCATAAACTTCGTCACTTAATACGATCGCATTATTTTTTAAAACCTTCGATGAAATGCGATCAATTTCATCTTCGCTAAACACTTTTCCTGTTGGATTGTGCGGTGAATTAAAAATGAGAAGTGAAAATCCCCCTGCCGCAGCAGCATCGAATTCACTCCAATCAATTGTCCAGCCACCTCCCCTTACACCAACAGGTGTGTCTGGAGAATGCAGTCTGATGGGAACAACTTCTCCCCCCGCATTCGCAATGGCTTGATAATAGAGATCGAATGCAGGTTCAAAAACGAGGACTCTGTCGCCTGGATTGATAAAAGCATTTATAGCGCTATAAAGAGCTTCAGAAGCACCTGTTGTAATTGTTATTTCGCTTTCGGGGTCATAAATAACTCCAGAAGTCGACTCCACATAATAAGACACTTCCCTTCTAAGTGCTTCTTCTCCTTGGGAGGGTGAGTATTGATTGTGACATGACAAAACTTGTTTAGAGATGGATTCCAGTAAGCGGGTAGGGCCATAAAAATCAGGAAATCCCTGACCAAGGTTTACAGCGTTATAAAGCTTTGATAATGCTGTCATTTCTGAAAAAATGCTTTTTTGGGTCGCACTCCAACGTTTGGCAATTCTGTTTGTGGTTTGCATCATAATACCTTTAGATAATTTTAATAATTTTCACACATTCATGCTATAAAACAACTTAAAAATATGCTTTATTGGCAAGTTGTGAAAGCGAGCCTTTAAAAGAGGAGCTATCAATTTGTGTTATCAGGAAACAACTTTTCTATCAAGTTTGTGCCTGATATCTTAAAATTTCAAGAACTATATAGAAATAATAATATTATTGAAGAGGCAAAAATGGAGAAGAGATGGCAAAATTTAAACCGATTTGAGTATAAATTGTTATCTGATTTACTTCATTTAGAAAAAAATTTAGACTTCTCTGGAAAAAGTATTTTGCTGAATCTGCAAGTTTCAGGTGGTATGGATAGCATGTGTCTTTTGCATGCTTTGACAAAAGTTTTGCATTCAAAACTTTTTAATCCCAAAAATAAGTTTAAGTTAATAGCTCAACATTTTAATCATAAAAAGCGTGGAGAAGAATCTGATTTAGATGCAGAACTTATTCAAAAAATTTGTATAGAAACTGGAGTTCCTCTTTATCTCGAAATCGCGGAGGAAAAAACCTTTAGCGATGGAGAGAAAAATTTTCAAAACAACGCGCGAAAATGGCGGAAAAATAAAGCTCTATTATTATCAGAAAAAATAAAAAATGAATTGAATTGTGAGCATTTTTATATCGTAACTGCGCATCATGCGCGCGATCATGTAGAGACCGTATTATTGCATATCTTAAGGGGTTCTGCCCTGCAGGGTTTAAAAGGGATTCAAAAATTTTCTGATGATAAACTTTTTTATAGGCCATTTGCAAAAATTAATTTTGAGGAAATTGAAGAATACTCAAATGAATTTTCTATTAAATATAGGTTAGATATGTCAAATTTATCTAATGATTATGATCGAAATTATATAAGAAATCATATTCTTGGACATTTGAAAAAGTTAAGACCAAATTATCAGCAAGCATTTCACAAATTGTCAGAGCATGCTATTGAGCAATTGATGCTTAATGAAACATTTCTTAATTCCAGTTTGCAAGGCAATTTTGTAATTGATAAGGGAACAAGATCTTCTGAGCTTTTTCATATTCTTATCCATAAAGAGAAAAAATTGCTAGGGGTTGTGACAAAAAACTGTATAGACAATATTCTCTATGAAGTGGAGCTTATGTTTAAAAAGAAGATAATAAAAAAAGAGATTAAAATAAGTTCAGGATGGGAAATTCATTTGTCAAATAATAATAAAAACATTGAGATAGATGTTTTTAGAGAAAAAATATAGAAGAGTTAAGAAAGTATCCGATAAGGAATGACTTGACTTAGTGTGGTACCGTTGCAAACTGTTTAAAAGGGTGTAGAGATCGCCCGTTTAGTAGCATAATATGATACTTGATCGCCTCCAACCAAACCAGAGGCTAAAGTGAAAGGTAAGGAGCTCGAATGGGTAAAGAATCTTGGTTAAAAGCCGCGCTGGTGTGGGCAGCGATGATAGTTTTATTTGCTTTGTGTTTTAAGTTATTATACAAACCCCACGAAGATGTTCAAAAAACATATCCACAATTTCAAAGTTATATTGAAAAATCTTTGGGCGACCAACAGAGTATTGTGAGTGTAACCGTTCGTTCTGATAATCTCCGTGGCGACGAAATTATAGCAAAACTCAAAGACAACTCAACTGTTACGACCTATGGCCCCGCTGACGATGGCGTGCGCTCTCAGTTACGAAAAGAGCTGGAAGCTAAAAAAATTCCTATCAACTATGAAAAGCCAGATGACAGCAGTGTTTGGTGGGTGAGCCTCATTACGATGTGGTTACCAGCACTTTTAATTGTTGGCCTTGTGCTTATGTTCCTTCGCAATATGCAAGGTGCTGGCGGGAAAGCAATGTCATTTGGCAAAAGCAGAGCTAAGCTTCAGTCCGAAGGTGCAAATAAAGTTACTTTTAAAGACGTCGCTGGTATTGAAGAAGTTAAACAAGAATGTTCAGAAATTGTTGCGTTCCTAAAAGATCATAAAAAGTTCCAAGATATAGGAGCAAGAATTCCTAAGGGAGTTCTTATGATGGGAGCACCAGGCACAGGTAAAACTCTTTTAGCACGCGCAATTGCAGGCGAAGCGGGGGTTCCTTTCTTTACAATTTCAGGTTCTGATTTCGTTGAAATGTTTGTTGGTGTTGGAGCATCACGCGTGCGTGATTTATTTGAAAATGCCAAGAAAAACTCACCCTGTATTATATTTATCGATGAAATCGATGCTGTCGGTAGACATCGTGGTGCAGGCGTTGGTGGTGGGCATGATGAAAGAGAACAAACTCTCAATCAGTTGTTGGTTGAAATGGATGGTTTTGAAGCAAATGATGCTGTCATTATCATTGCAGCCACAAACCGTCCCGATGTCCTCGATCCCGCTTTGTTAAGACCCGGCCGTTTTGATAGACGAGTTATGGTTGGTCTACCCGATGTCCGTGGACGTAAAGATATTCTTGGCGTTCATATGAAAAAAATCAAACATGCAGAAGATATTAATGTTGAAAGAATTGCTTTAGGTACTCCAGGCTTTTCTGGAGCAGATCTTGAAAATCTTTGCAATGAAGCTGCACTTATGGCTGCTCGTAACGGCATGAAGCGTGTGATTGAAAAAGACTTTGAAGCTGCAAAAGACAAAATATTAATGGGACCAGAGAGAAGAAGTGCAGTACTGCCTAAGGAAACTATTCGTGTTACAGCATACCATGAAACTGGACATGCTCTTGTCTCGCATTTTTTAAAATCACGGGAAAATGTGCATAAAATAACTGTGATTCCACGTGGACAAGCTCTTGGTGTCACTGCATATTTACCAAAAGAAGATGTCTACGGTTATTCCAAAGAAGATTTATTGACGACGATTGCTTATGCAATGGGTGGCCGTGCCGCTGAAGAAATCAAATTCTCTCAGTTCACAACGGGTGCCTCAAACGATATTCAGAAAGCCACAGATCTTGCTCGCCGTATGGTATGCCAATTTGGTATGAGCCGTCTTGGACCCATAAACTTTGGACAAAAAAGTGAAAATCCATTTTTAGGGCGTGACTGGGGTGAATCGCGTAACTATTCTGAAACCCTTGCGCATGAAATCGATATGGAAGTTTCTAAGATCATCAACACTCAATATGAATTAGCAAAACAAGTTCTTGTTGAGCATATGGATACATTTGAAAAAGTTTCTAATATTCTACTTGAAGTTGAGACACTGGATAGTGAAGAGTTTCTTGAAATTATCAATAACAATGCAAACGCCGAGAAAATCAAAGAAATCCAGCTAAGCAAAACTTTAAGTGGCAACAGTGATGGAAGTGATGCTTCCGGGGCAAAATCAGACCCGTCAAATACGAGCGCTATAAACCCATTGAACACAACTCCTACACCAGCTTAATTGACAAATAAGCTTATGTAAAAGTGAAGGGTAGGAAAGCGAATGTTTTCCTACCCTCCACTTTTTTTGTATATATCTAATATTGCTGTAATTAATTCTATACTTGATTAACATAAACTTTAATATCTCAATAATATTGTCTTAAATAAATTTGTTGGACTGTGTAAATTTGTTTGCTATATATTTTTTCGTTCGGTTATTTATGAGGAAATCTGAATGAAAATGATTAGAAAAAAAATGTTAATACTGTTTAATAATGTCAATGATTTCTTAGATAAAGAGAAAATATTTTGCATTCTTTTTAGCACTTTCTTCCTAGCGTTGATATCAAGTTTTTCTATTATTAGATATTTTACTGAAAAGTATCTAGGGATCAATCTACTCAATTCTACGGAGTTGAAAGTTCATGCTATTGTCTCTGGAATTCTTTCAGATCTTTTTGTTACAGGTATAATATCTATTATATTTATTACTTTTGCTTTTGCTGCCGACAAATTTATTTTTAATAAATATATAAAAAAAGTTTCTCAAAGAATAAAAGTTTTTTTGTTTTTTATTGTTGCATTTTTTTTTCTGTATCTATTATCTTTTCATATTCCGTATGTAAGTTTTTATTCAAGCCTTATAACTCCATTTCATTTAAAATATTTAATTGATCCTGCTTTTATAGATGCGAGTGCATCATCGGCATTGGACTCTAGAGTTTTAATCGCTTTTTTTGTTCCAGTGGTTTTATCTCTACTCGTATATGTTGCATTTAAAATTCCAACCCGGTTAAAATATTTTAAAATTGTTTTTATTATTTTATTGAGTTTAATGTATGGTGCGAAAAAATTAAATGAAGAATTGAATAGATCAGGACGAGTGTGGACTCCTGTTCATTTAAAAGTGAATTTTATTGAAAATTTGTTTTCAGTTTATATATTTAGTAAATCCTACGCGATAGGGGATCTTTCAAACAAAGAATATAATACATTAACGAATTATTTGGGAAAAAACGAGGAATTATCAAAAATAATAAATATAAAAAATAGTTCTAAAGAAAATGAACTAATTCCATCTGATTGGGAGAATCTTTTATTAAACTCTTCCTTAAAAGCAGAATATCATTTTGGTAAAGAACTTAAAGAGCAAATTCAAGACAGAATTAAAAATAATGATCCTCTATTGGTATGGGTTGTCATTATTGAAAGCTTTAAACCTGAAGATGGAAAGTTTCATTACCCAAGTAGCAAACATACATTTCAACCTTTTTATGACTCTTTATCTGCTTCTGGTATATCATTTACCAATGCTTGGACAGTGGGAGGGGTGACCCGCGCAGGACAAGAAGGAAGTCTTTGTGGATCTTGGGTTGGAGAATTTACAACCGCCATGCAAGAACTCCCTAATATAAATCCTGAATGTTTACCAGAACTGTTGAAAAGAAAGTATCCTGAGCATGTATTTTCCGCTTTCTGGCATGGAGGACGTTTTGACTTTGATGGTCAAGGAGTTTTCTGGAAAAAACATGGAATGGATTTAGTTATAAGTAAGGAAAACTTTGACTCGAATCTCCCCAAAACTCCGTGGGGATTGTCTGATAAAGTTCTTTTAAGAAGAGTTGCTCAAAATCTAGATTCCATTACGTTAGCTAATCAAAATAAAATTCAATTTCATGCAGTCCTCACAGTCACAAATCACGACCCATGGCATCTCCCTAAAGATGCTTCAGTAGAATTAATGGAAAAACATAAAGAGCATTTATTTCTTCCTCCACAAATTACTTCATCTTATACAGATGAGGCGTTAGAAGAGTTTGTTCATTTTCTTAAAAATAAGAAATATCCACATGCTCAAGCAGGAACATATTGGGATAACTCAATCATCTTTTTTGTAAATGATCATGGACATGCTATACCATCCTTGCCTTATCCTCAGAATATTGCCTGGGGGATCAATGCTGAAAATAATTTAATCATAGCAATAAAAAAGAGTCAGGCAAATTTAGTTATCAACGGTGGAATTGTAGAAAAAACTTTGCAAAAAAACTCACATAACAATAATAGAATTGGAGTTAAAATTCCAAATTTAGCAAGTCAGGCAGATATCTATCCAACAATTCTTGATTTCTTTGATTTTAAAAATATTTATTCACTTTCCGATTCCTTATTTGCCAATAAAAGAAGGTGGCCTATTATGGTAGATCTTGGAGATTATGTTTTTGCTCCTTCGCCTTATGAAGTTGGAAAAGGAATGGTTTGGTCAAGAAAAGATGCTCTAAATTTTAAAAGCGATTCTATGCAAAATAGTATGAATTATAATTATTATAATACAGCACGTACATTGTTTAAATCTTCTCAGTTTTTATTATTTAATGGGAATATTATGAAAAATGAAGAAAAAAATACTGATAATGTTGCTTTAATTCATGACCTTAATTAAAGAATAAAATAGTAATTTTATTTTAAAAAATATTTTAATTATTCTCAGTGGTTTTTTAACGTAAATAAGATTTTCGTTCAACTTTATATTTGGGTAATGGATAAATGTTTTTATTTCTCCAATTTCATCGTATTTTTCCTTGCCCCTAATAAATTCTAAGTCATTTAGAGAACCTATTTTATTAAATGCTTGTTCAGTTATGAGAATATATTTTTTACCTTTTACAGAGTTTTTAGATAATCTATGCAGCATAATAACATCGAGACCAGATAATTCTTGATATTGATTTATATTATAGAAAAGAATTTTACCCGAATGAATGATGAGTTTTAAATGTAAAGAATCAAGTGAGCAACAACTTTTACATTTGCATGTATTTACTGATTCCAATTTGTTTTTTGTATTCTCAAATGCCTTAAAAAAATTTAAAATATTGTCCATGAAAATTGCTGCACGAATATGATCTGATTCAGGCATATAGATAAAAATAGCATCACCTTCGAGCTTTGCTACTTTAAAAGGTTCTTTGATTTCGTTTAATAATGATTTTAGAAACTCTGAAATGATATATTGTCCATGAGCCCATTCAAACCCATGTTTTTTAACAAATTGAGTGTAACCACTGATATCAGCGAAAAGTAACATGGCTTCGTTTTGCTCGGTGTTATTGTCTTCCATACTTTCAAATATAACAAAAAAACATTAAAAAAATAAAAGTCAAAATAGTGACAAATAATTTTACTTTTAATTTAAAAGCTGTCCAACACGATTTTTAGATGAGTTAGATTAATTCTAACAGGATCAAGGCTTATTTTTCAACAAAAAAAACAAAAAAAGATAATATCATGGAATATAAAGAAATTTTAAGTGCTTCGCAAGTCATGATTCAATTTTTACCAGAGATCAGAGCAAGGAAACATGATCTAGCAAAGGTCCTTTCTGGAGTTTTTTAAGTATTAATTACAGAGATACAATGGAGGAATTTAAACAGAGAATATCCGTCGAAAAGTACATGCTAATACTGATTTAAATAGCTATTCATTTTCTTATTTTAAATTTCGCAAAATCGCTCGACAAATATATTGTCAAGCGCACGCTCTCGACCATTTATGCTTAATTCTATGCCCTCTAAGATATGTCGAATTTTAAATTCATTTCTGGTGGTTTGAGAACCTTGATTTGTGTTCAATTTAATAGGTTTACAATGCTATAAATCTTCTTCAAGGGCCTCTATACTAAAAGCTGTGTCTAAGTATTTTATAGTTTCCACGATAAAATATAATGGCTAAGCTAATCAATGAGAGCACAAAGTTAAAAAATTTTTTTCTAATCAAATGTATTTGATTTCTGTTCTCCAAATTTGATCTACTTCAGTAATATTCATACCAAATAATAAATAGGAGTATTTTTTATATACTAAATTTAGAATAGAATATTTTTTCTTTGGATATTATGCCTGCAATTCCATAAGCTTCATTCAATGAACAACATTTTTGTACCAGTGAACTTTGAATTTAAGTTATCCTATTTGCTGATATAGCTAAGGAACTTAAACCTCATAAATCTTTAATTCCATCTTTCTTTTGTTTATAAATATGTTTCAAATGCCATCAAATAGTTTTTCCAAGTGTAAACTTTATTAGGATACACTTGGTACAGGTGGCTATTTCTTATATTGTTGTTTTGTTCTTTTAATTTTTCTAAGGCTGTCTTACTTTTAAACTCTGCTGAAAAACGTTTGAGCTGCATAGGATTTCTCAAATTCAGCAATTAGCTTATTCTTATCTCAGTTATGATTAAATGTCATCATTTACGGTTTGTGGGCATTATAGTCTAATAACG is a genomic window containing:
- a CDS encoding LTA synthase family protein codes for the protein MKMIRKKMLILFNNVNDFLDKEKIFCILFSTFFLALISSFSIIRYFTEKYLGINLLNSTELKVHAIVSGILSDLFVTGIISIIFITFAFAADKFIFNKYIKKVSQRIKVFLFFIVAFFFLYLLSFHIPYVSFYSSLITPFHLKYLIDPAFIDASASSALDSRVLIAFFVPVVLSLLVYVAFKIPTRLKYFKIVFIILLSLMYGAKKLNEELNRSGRVWTPVHLKVNFIENLFSVYIFSKSYAIGDLSNKEYNTLTNYLGKNEELSKIINIKNSSKENELIPSDWENLLLNSSLKAEYHFGKELKEQIQDRIKNNDPLLVWVVIIESFKPEDGKFHYPSSKHTFQPFYDSLSASGISFTNAWTVGGVTRAGQEGSLCGSWVGEFTTAMQELPNINPECLPELLKRKYPEHVFSAFWHGGRFDFDGQGVFWKKHGMDLVISKENFDSNLPKTPWGLSDKVLLRRVAQNLDSITLANQNKIQFHAVLTVTNHDPWHLPKDASVELMEKHKEHLFLPPQITSSYTDEALEEFVHFLKNKKYPHAQAGTYWDNSIIFFVNDHGHAIPSLPYPQNIAWGINAENNLIIAIKKSQANLVINGGIVEKTLQKNSHNNNRIGVKIPNLASQADIYPTILDFFDFKNIYSLSDSLFANKRRWPIMVDLGDYVFAPSPYEVGKGMVWSRKDALNFKSDSMQNSMNYNYYNTARTLFKSSQFLLFNGNIMKNEEKNTDNVALIHDLN
- a CDS encoding DUF2652 domain-containing protein gives rise to the protein MEDNNTEQNEAMLLFADISGYTQFVKKHGFEWAHGQYIISEFLKSLLNEIKEPFKVAKLEGDAIFIYMPESDHIRAAIFMDNILNFFKAFENTKNKLESVNTCKCKSCCSLDSLHLKLIIHSGKILFYNINQYQELSGLDVIMLHRLSKNSVKGKKYILITEQAFNKIGSLNDLEFIRGKEKYDEIGEIKTFIHYPNIKLNENLIYVKKPLRIIKIFFKIKLLFYSLIKVMN